In Candidatus Omnitrophota bacterium, the genomic window TGAAACGATCATGCCGCAGATCAGATCCGCGTGCCGTTGGATCGCGCGGATCTCGTCATCTTCCGCGCACAGCGCGGTCAGGCGCGCCGCGAGCTCCTCTTCGACCGCGGCACGATTGCTGGCGGAGAGGGGAATGAGCTCGACATCCTTGCGGCGTTTGAGCGCGTCCACGAACGGCACATGCCCCACTCCGGCGGTGGCGACGATGGAGGGGCCCCGGTCGAACGCCTCCTGGACGGCCCGCTCAAAAACCGGCGAGGACAGCTCCATTTTCCCCAGCTCATCGAGAAAGAGAATCGTCGTCTGCTGCATCGCGCGGTGGATCACCGGGACGGCGACCTGCTCGAGCACAGCCAGATTAACTTTGTAGGGCCCCACGTGCACCGGGCTGGCCAATTGCCGGTGGGCCAGCAGCACCTGGCGTCCGTCGAGGGCGCTGAGCCAAAATCCAACCCGCTGCGTATCTTCCCGAGACTCTTCCGTGAGGAATCCGTCGATCGGGAAACGGCGCAGGGTTTGCGTGAGGCGCCGGATCAGCGTCGTTTTGCCAATGCCCGGCCGCCCAATAATCAACACGTGCTTCATTACTCCCAGAGGAGAGGTTTGCGCTTGCCTTCGGTATTGAAGTAGCCGATGGGGGGCAGGATCGGCGCAAAATCTTCCGGATACGGCAGGAGAAACGTCACGGTTTCATAGGCCCCGACTCCGGTGCGCACCACGCCATAGACGGTTCCATAGAGCAGGCCCGTCGCAAGGCTCCCGGCGGTATCCTTGTTGGAATAGCGGCTCTGGATGTTGAGGGGAATTTCCAGCCAGCCGCCGAGGAGATTCGACACGCCGCGGCCGAATTTTTCAAACGCTGGGTGCAACCCGTATTTGCCAAGACTGCGATCGACATAATCCGTATCGGCCAGTGTGCGCTGGCCGCTCTCGGCCCAGGCCAGGGCTGCCACAGAGAGGCCGGCCGCCAAGACCATCGCCAGCGTACCATAGCCGCCAGGCGTTCTCATCAGCTTATGTCCTCCTTCGTGTCGTGGGTGTGATGCGCGCTCGGAGGCTGCTCGTTCCCCCGGTGGCGACAATCACATGATCTAACACTTCAATGCCGAGGAGTACCCCGGCTTCCATGAGCCGCGTGGTCAGTTCCAGATCATGGGCCGAGGGCTCCGGATCGCCGGACGGATGATTATGGGCGACGATGACGGCGGCCGCCGAGGCCGCGATCGCTTCTTTGAACAATTCGCGAGGATGCACAAGCGTTGCGGAGAGGCTGCCGATCGCGATGGGGGCGAGGCGAATCAGCCGATGCCGGCTATCGAGCAGGAGGGCGACGAAATGCTCTTTTTTCTTCTCGAGGAGATGCGGGCGCACGATAGCTGCCGCCGCCTCGGCGCTGTCAATGGCCGGCTGATCATGGGACCCAGCCAAGGCCATTCGGCGGGCCAACTCTGCCGCGGCTTTGAGCTGCACGGCTTTCGCTGGACCAATGCCATACACGCCAGAGAGTTGTTCGACTGAAGCCTCGGCGACCCCTGGCAAGTGTCCAAACGTTGCCAGCAGCCGCTGGGCGGCCACGAGGACGGATTCGCCGGCGACCCCGCGGCCTAAGACGCACGCCAGCAATTCCTGATCGGAGAGGGCTTCCGCCCCCAAACGGGTCAGCCGCTCTCTTGGCCGCTCCGAGAGCGGTAAGTCACGGACCGTAAGACGGTTTAACATCGTATAATCTGTGTCATCATCTTTTCATAATCGGTGTAATCCCACAATAAACGACTTGCAATGAGAGGTCAAGTGATGGTGCGGAGTGGGTGAGGCGGCCGATGGAGATGCGATCCACACCGGTTGCGGCGATGGCGCGGACATTCTGCAGCGTCACACCGCCCGACACTTCAAGTGCGACCCATGACCCATGACCCATGACACACGACGTATTTCGTCGAAGAACCGCAAGGCGAATATGGCTGTTTGACCAATTATCAAGGAGGATGATATCGGGACGCGTTGCGAACGCCGAATCAAATTCCCTCAAATCCACGACTTCAATTTCAATGGGCTGATGTGGGTAACGTTTTTTGACGTTTTGGACAAGCGACTGAAGGTCATGTGTCTTGTGTCGTGTGTCGTGTGTCGCCGTTCTGAGATGATTCGTTTTGATGAGCAGTGCGTCTGCTAACGACGCGCGATGACTCTGCCCTCCCCCCGCGCGCACGGCATGCTTCTCCAGCGCTCGCAGGCCGGGCAGCGTCTTGCGGGTGTCGAGGATCTTGGCTTGGGTGCCGTTCACGCGGTCGACAAAGGCGCGCGTGAGCGTGGCGATGCCGGACAGATGCCCAAGGACATTGAGCGCGGTGCGCTCGGCCGCAAAGATCGATCGGGCCTTGCCCTCGACGGTCAGAATCGTCTGCCCCTTGGCGAGTCGAGCCCCTTCCTTGGCCTGGAGGCGGCAGCGCAGTGTCGGGTCAGCCGCCTGGAAGGTCCAGACGGCGATCGGTCCGCCCGCCAGGATGCCGGAGGCTTTCGCGATGATGCGCGCCCGGATGCGCCGCGAGGCGGGAATCGTAGCACGGGAGGTGATGTCGTGAGCCGCCGCATCTTCCCGCAGCGCAGCTCGAATGAGTGGAAGGACATCTGATCTCGCTATCATATGAAAAGTATCTCTGTTACACGTACCCCCGGCCAGCCCGCTCGCTCAGTGCTCGCTGGGCTGGCCAGGGGCCACTGTA contains:
- a CDS encoding exosortase system-associated protein, TIGR04073 family, with the translated sequence MRTPGGYGTLAMVLAAGLSVAALAWAESGQRTLADTDYVDRSLGKYGLHPAFEKFGRGVSNLLGGWLEIPLNIQSRYSNKDTAGSLATGLLYGTVYGVVRTGVGAYETVTFLLPYPEDFAPILPPIGYFNTEGKRKPLLWE
- the radC gene encoding DNA repair protein RadC, coding for MLNRLTVRDLPLSERPRERLTRLGAEALSDQELLACVLGRGVAGESVLVAAQRLLATFGHLPGVAEASVEQLSGVYGIGPAKAVQLKAAAELARRMALAGSHDQPAIDSAEAAAAIVRPHLLEKKKEHFVALLLDSRHRLIRLAPIAIGSLSATLVHPRELFKEAIAASAAAVIVAHNHPSGDPEPSAHDLELTTRLMEAGVLLGIEVLDHVIVATGGTSSLRARITPTTRRRT
- the nadC gene encoding carboxylating nicotinate-nucleotide diphosphorylase — translated: MIARSDVLPLIRAALREDAAAHDITSRATIPASRRIRARIIAKASGILAGGPIAVWTFQAADPTLRCRLQAKEGARLAKGQTILTVEGKARSIFAAERTALNVLGHLSGIATLTRAFVDRVNGTQAKILDTRKTLPGLRALEKHAVRAGGGQSHRASLADALLIKTNHLRTATHDTRHKTHDLQSLVQNVKKRYPHQPIEIEVVDLREFDSAFATRPDIILLDNWSNSHIRLAVLRRNTSCVMGHGSWVALEVSGGVTLQNVRAIAATGVDRISIGRLTHSAPSLDLSLQVVYCGITPIMKR